Proteins encoded within one genomic window of Phaenicophaeus curvirostris isolate KB17595 unplaced genomic scaffold, BPBGC_Pcur_1.0 scaffold_594, whole genome shotgun sequence:
- the FKBP2 gene encoding LOW QUALITY PROTEIN: peptidyl-prolyl cis-trans isomerase FKBP2 (The sequence of the model RefSeq protein was modified relative to this genomic sequence to represent the inferred CDS: inserted 2 bases in 2 codons; deleted 1 base in 1 codon), which produces MAAELLVLALALAVAAESGRKVQIGVRRRPEACGVRSRRGDLLHMHYTGQLEDGSQFDSSRGRDQPFVFSLGTGQVIKGWDQGLLGMCEGEKRKLVIPPELGYGDRGXPPKIPGGAVLIFEXELLKIERRPEL; this is translated from the exons ATGGCGgcggag ctgctggtgctggcGCTGGCGCTGGCCGTGGCGGCGGAGTCGGGGCGCAAGGTGCAGATCGGGGTGCGGCGGCGGCCGGAGGCCTGCGGGGTGCGCTCCCGGCGCGGGGACCTCCTGCACATGCACTACACG GGCCAGCTGGAGGACGGGTCCCAGTTCGACAGCAGCCGGGGCCGCGATCAGCCCTTCGTCTTCTCCCTGGGCACCGGGCAGGTCATCAAGGGCTGG Gaccaggggctgctggg GATGTGTGAAGGGGAGAAGCGGAAACTGGTGATTCCTCCAGAACTGG gCTATGGAGACCGTG CCCCCCCAAAAATCCCAG gAGGCGCCGTGTTGATCTTCG TGGAGCTGCTGAAGATCGAGCGGCGGCCGGAGCTgtag
- the PPP1R14B gene encoding LOW QUALITY PROTEIN: protein phosphatase 1 regulatory subunit 14B (The sequence of the model RefSeq protein was modified relative to this genomic sequence to represent the inferred CDS: inserted 1 base in 1 codon), translated as MAAPCGGPAPPSGAAASGGPRVCFAEEAEGAAAAGGEEAAGRRGGKVTVRYDRRELRKRLHLEEWILAQLTALYDCPEEEIPELEIDVDELLEMESDGARSARVQEILVDCYKPTEAFVGDLLEKIXGMQKLSTPQKK; from the exons ATGGCGGCGCCGTGCGGCGGCCCAGCCCCCCCCAGCGGGGCCGCAGCGAGCGGCGGGCCCCGCGTGTGCTTCGCGGAGGAGGCggagggggcggcggcggccggcggggaggaggcggcgggaCGGCGAGGGGGGAAGGTGACGGTTCGTTACGACCGGCGGGAGCTTCGCAAGCGGCTGCACCTCGAGGAGTGGATCCTGGCCCAGCTCACCGCCCTCTATGACTGCCCG gaggAGGAGATCCCCGAGCTGGAGATCGATGTAGACGAGCTCCTCGAGATGGAGAGCGACGGCGCTCGCAGCGCCCGCGTCCAG GAGATCCTGGTTGACTGTTACAAACCCACcgag gccttCGTCGGGGATTTGCTGGAGAAGA CGGGGATGCAGAAGCTCagcaccccccaaaaaaaatga
- the LOC138735222 gene encoding EGF-containing fibulin-like extracellular matrix protein 2, whose protein sequence is MGTSGTPKPSTAKMWTSVPRGAPPPPCRGAMKCLNHFGGYLCLPRSAAVLSASPGAPPPPPPPDPQQQLTPPEPPPAPPIDPDGRCPPGYSPDPRGQCRDVDECLGPPPCRPSQDCVNLPGGFECRCPPGYRLLRTECVDEDECRWRWCHQGCSNSPGSFSCRCQPGFRLGPDQRACLDVDECSMGARCAQSCLNTFGSFRCRCRPGYVLSADGRGCDDVDECAVGLSRCRQRCQNLPGGFSCLCPPGYGADGPRCLARALCPPPYRQHPRHPGSCICPRGVPACAPHPRWLLLVPSPSPRSRLPPSPSSSSGDPRDPPKTSVSEEDPPEPSSCGRCPMAARSCGCSAPSGARAASSWTWSSGRPRPLPLFSMERRPRPLPLLPMGRRPRPLPGWRPRPFTRPRPLWPCCASSSPWGSPSSRALGGTGRHWEALGGPQTTSLCVLSR, encoded by the exons ATGGGTACGAGTGGGACCCCGAAACCGAGCACTGcaaag atgtGGACGAGTGTGCCGAggggggcccccccccccccttgcCGGGGGGCCATGAAGTGCTTGAACCATTTTGGGGGTTACCTTTGCCTCCCCCGTTCGGCCGCCGTCCTCAGCGCCTCCCCCGgggccccccccccgccgccccccccggaCCCGCAACAACAACTCACCCCCCCGGAACCGCCCCCCGCACCCCCCATCGACCCCGACGGACGCTGCCCCCCCGGCTACAGCCCCGACCCCCGGGGCCAGTGtcgag acgTGGACGAGTGCCTGGGGCCCCCCCCGTGCCGGCCCAGCCAGGACTGTGTCAACCTCCCGGGGGGCTTCGAGTGCCGCTGCCCCCCCGGCTACCGCCTCCTGCGCACCGAGTGTGTGg ACGAGGACGAGTGCCGCTGGCGCTGGTGCCACCAGGGCTGCTCCAACTCCCCCGGCTCCTTCTCCTGCCGCTGCCAGCCCGGCTTCCGCCTCGGCCCCGACCAGCGCGCCTGCCTCg ACGTCGACGAGTGCTCGATGGGCGCTCGCTGCGCCCAGAGCTGCCTCAACACCTTCGGCTCCTTCCGCTGCCGCTGCCGCCCCGGCTACGTCCTCAGCGCCGACGGCCGCGGCTGTGATG ACGTGGACGAGTGCGCCGTGGGGCTGAGCCGGTGCCGCCAGCGCTGCCAGAACCTGCCGGGGGgcttctcctgcctctgcccccCAGGTTATGGGGCAGACGGACCCCGCTGCCTGG cccgAGCGCTTTGCCCCCCCCCGTACCGGCAGCACCCGAGGCACCCGGG GAGCTGTATCTGCCCCAGGGGGGTCCCGGCCTGCGCCCCCCACCCTCGGTGGCTTCTCCTCGTTCCGTCTCCCTCCCCGAGGTCCCGGCTACCCCCGTCCCCGTCTTCCAGCTCCGGcgacccccgggacccccccaaaacctccgtCTCCGAGGAGGACCCCCCGGAGCCTTCCAGCTGCGG GCGCTGTCCAATGGCCGCGCGGAGCTGTGGATGCTCCGCCCCCTCCGGGGCCCGCGCCGCCTCGTCCTGGACCTGGAGCTCtgggaggccacgccccctcccgtTGTTTTCAATGGAacggaggccacgccccctcccattgCTCCCAATGGGgcggaggccacgccccctcccgggGTGGAGGCCCCGCCCCTTtacgaggccccgccccctctggCCGTGCTGcgcctccagctctccctgggGGAGCCCCAGTTCTAGGGcgctgggaggcactgggaggcactgggaggcactgggagggcccCAAACAACGAGTTTGTGCGTGCTCAGCCGA